A genomic region of Antennarius striatus isolate MH-2024 chromosome 2, ASM4005453v1, whole genome shotgun sequence contains the following coding sequences:
- the tspan31 gene encoding tetraspanin-31, with protein sequence MVCGGFTCSKNALCSLNVVYMLVGLLLIGVAAWGKGFGLVSSIHIIGGVIAVGIFLLLIAIVGLIGAMHHHQVMLFFYMVILFVVFLFQFGVSCSCLAMNRSQQETLLKSAWGLLEDKVKIDLEIQLDCCGLLNSTDTQAQFEKDLHNCTALCKKKNVCYTCGDMMLIHASEALKILGGVGLFFSFTEILGVWLAVRYRNQKDPRANPSAFL encoded by the exons ATGGTGTGTGGCGGATTCACTTGTTCTAAAAATGCGCTCTGTTCCCTGAATGTGGTTTATATG CTGGTCGGCCTGCTGCTGATCGGAGTAGCAGCATGGGGGAAGGGGTTTGGCTTGGTGTCGAGCATCCACATCATCGGAGGGGTCATCGCAGTGGGCATCTTCCTGCTGCTCATCGCCATCGTCGGCCTCATCGGAGCAATGCACCACCACCAAGTCATGCTTTTCTTC TACATGGTCATTCTTTTTGTCGTTTTCCTGTTTCAATTTGGAGTATCCTGTTCTTGCTTGGCGATGAACCGCTCGCAGCAG GAAACACTTCTGAAATCCGCTTGGGGCTTGTTGGAAGACAAGGTGAAGATAGACCTGGAGATTCAGCTCGACTGCTGTGGGCTGCTCAACAGCACCGACACCCAGGCGCAGTTTGAAAAAGACCTGCACAACTGCACTGCT ttatgcaaaaagaaaaacgtCTGTTACACCTGTGGCGATATGATGCTGATTCACGCATCAGAGGCTCTGAAGATCCTCGGAGGGGTCGGactcttcttcagcttcactgAG ATCCTGGGGGTGTGGCTTGCCGTGCGCTACAGGAACCAGAAGGATCCGCGAGCAAACCCAAGTGCTTTCCTATAG
- the agap2 gene encoding arf-GAP with GTPase, ANK repeat and PH domain-containing protein 2 isoform X2 produces the protein MNPNGKSVNSIAIKTEVKRFESLQSAINRLYKQFERVTDQQLRAGLKVYLHSIQVNIANSQEWNLSRSIPELRLGILGSVKSGKSALVNKYITGSYVALEKPDGGRYKKEVMVDGQSHLLLIREEAGSPDAQFCSWVDGVILVFSLENESSFQELYQLYSLLSSHRTDIPVIVVGTQDKISSTNPRVIEDQRARQLCLDVRHSLFYETCATYGFNVDRVFAEAAQKIVAQKKQAALQACKSLPNSPSHSGGSTPGSASFPGQISNGLSGGYAYSLPSTPVVGHRDLRVAQGEGGVGGSSRSLKSIPRRPSLFKNRDSDKRSADGKGDLNSARGVPIKQSILWKRSGSSLNKEWKKKYVTLSNNGTLSYHSSPSDYTQNIHGKDIDLLRVTVKVPGKRPPRAVAPVGPSPAPTGSAPGMNGLSKELTADNSSTVPQLCPATLSVVDDRPGGGERGLQHCPASLSTKAQSVDALEGAANPFSGKDPGQSSPMSDRKKNRRKKSMNQKGDAVVGQAEEEENADFIVVSFTGQMWHFEAPSLEDRDSWVLAIESQILASLQSCESGRNKARRSSQSEAVALQAIRNAKGNGLCVDCEAPNPTWASLNLGALICIECSGIHRNLGTHLSRVRSLDLDDWPGELTQVLAAIGNHMANSIWESRTQGRTKPTPNATREERESWIRAKYEQRAFVSPLQPASEPRLPDENMPAWLLSAVTDRDLPRLLLLLAHSTKDQINAQPAGATPLTYTALHAACQLGDVVMTQLLVWYGIDVKSKDNQGQTAMRIARKTGSKGCIDILLQHGCPNETSPPTATPVLSRRSSTASLGRNSSRKRVS, from the exons ATGAACCCCAACGGTAAATCGGTGAACTCCATTGCCATCAAAACGGAGGTCAAGAGGTTTGAGTCTCTCCAGAGTGCGATCAACAGACTTTACAAACAGTTTGAAAGAGTCACGGATCAACAGTTGCGCGCAGGGCTTAAAGTTTACCTGCACAGCATTCAAG TAAATATCGCCAACAGCCAGGAGTGGAACCTGAGCAGAAGCATCCCAGAGCTCAGACTG gGCATTCTGGGAAGTGTAAAAAGCGGCAAGTCAGCGCTGGTGAACAAATACATCACAGGCAGTTATGTTGCACTCGAGAAGCCGGATG GTGGCCGGTACAAAAAGGAAGTGATGGTGGACGGACAGAGTCATTTATTACTGATCCGGGAGGAAGCGGGATCACCTGATGCGCAG TTCTGCAGCTGGGTGGACGGGGTGATCCTGGTCTTCAGCCTGGAGAATGAATCCAGCTTCCAGGAGCTCTACCAGCTCTACAGCCTGCTGAGTTCTCACCGCACGGACATCCCCGTCATCGTGGTCGGCACCCAAG ATAAAATCAGCAGCACCAACCCCCGTGTGATCGAGGACCAGCGGGCCCGGCAGCTGTGTCTGGACGTGCGTCACTCGCTGTTCTATGAAACCTGCGCCACCTACGGGTTCAACGTCGATCGGGTGTTCGCGGAGG CTGCCCAGAAGATTGTCGCTCAGAAGAAGCAGGCGGCGCTACAAGCCTGCAAGTCTCTCCCGAACTCCCCCAGCCACTCCGGAGGCTCCACACCTGGATCGGCATCGTTCCCTGGACAG ATCAGTAACGGATTGAGTGGCGGGTACGCCTACTCCCTCCCCTCCACCCCTGTGGTCGGTCACAGGGATCTGCGGGTCGCacagggagaggggggggtcGGCGGCAGCTCCCGTTCACTGAAGAGCATCCCCAGGCGGCCCTCCCTCTTCAAG AACCGGGATTCAGACAAGAGATCCGCTGACGGCAAAGGAGACCTGAACAGCGCTCGTGGCGTTCCCatcaaacag AGCATCCTGTGGAAAAGGAGCGGCAGCTCTCTGAATAAGGAATGGAAGAAGAAATACGTCACGCTGTCCAACAACGGAACGCTGTCTTACCACTCCAGCCCCAGT GATTACACACAGAATATCCACGGAAAAGACATCGACCTCCTGCGTGTGACGGTTAAAGTTCCTGGGAAACGACCTCCGAGAGCCGTGGCCCCCGTGGGCCCCTCGCCTGCACCCACCGGATCTGCACCCGGGATGAACGGACTGAGCAAAGAGCTGACGGCTGATAACAGCAGCACAG TTCCTCAGCTGTGTCCCGCCACCCTATCCGTGGTCGACGATCGCCCCGGCGGGGGGGAGAGAGGCCTTCAGCACTGCCCCGCCTCCCTGTCCACCAAAGCACAAAGCGTCG ATGCCCTGGAAGGGGCGGCCAATCCGTTCTCTGGAAAAGACCCCGGCCAATCGTCTCCCATGAGCGACAGGAAGAAgaacaggaggaagaagagcatgAACCAGAAGGGAGACGCCGTCGTCGGACAGGCCGAAG aggaggaaaacgCAGACTTCATCGTCGTGTCTTTCACTGGGCAGATGTGGCACTTTGAGGCTCCGAGCCTGGAGGACCGGGACTCGTGGGTTTTGGCCATAGAGAGTCAGATCCTGGCCAGCCTGCAGTCCTGTGAGAGCGGCAGGAACAAG GCTCGGCGGAGCAGCCAGAGCGAAGCCGTGGCGCTCCAGGCCATCCGTAACGCCAAGGGCAACGGTCTGTGTGTGGACTGCGAGGCGCCGA ATCCCACCTGGGCCAGCCTCAACCTGGGCGCGCTGATCTGCATCGAGTGCTCGGGGATCCACCGGAACCTGGGCACGCACCTGTCCCGCGTCCGCTCCCTGGACCTGGACGACTGGCCCGGGGAGCTCACGCAGGTTCTGGCCGCCATCGGGAACCACATGGCCAACAGCATCTGGGAGAGCCGCACCCAGGGCCGCACCAAACCCACGCCCAACGCAACacg CGAGGAACGGGAATCGTGGATCCGTGCTAAGTATGAACAACGGGCATTCGTGTCGCCGCTCCAGCCGGCGTCGGAGCCCCGGCTTCCGGATGAGAACATGCCGGCCTGGCTGCTGTCGGCGGTGACGGACAGAGATCTGCCCAGACTGCTGCTCCTTCTGGCCCACAGCACCAAGGACCAGATCAACGCCCAGCCTGCCGGGGCGACGCCGCTGACCTACACGGCCCTGCATGCTGCTTGTCAGCTGGGAGACGTGGTCATGACCCAACTCCTCGTCTGG TACGGAATCGACGTCAAATCTAAAGACAACCAAGGCCAGACGGCCATGAGGATAGCcaggaaaacaggaagcaaaGGCTGCATTGATATTTTGCTCCAACACGGCTGTCCCAATGAGACGTCACCCCCCACTGCCACGCCCGTCCTCTCCCGCCGGTCCAGCACCGCCAGCCTGGGTCGGAACAGCTCCAGGAAGCGGGTGTCGTAG
- the agap2 gene encoding arf-GAP with GTPase, ANK repeat and PH domain-containing protein 2 isoform X1, which produces MNPAALLLSYLLRRNLISLLLDHMSGGGALQQRTTYLISLTLVKVEAVEENGGEARSSTPQGKDADGVPGGRMGGDAGVRAQGEAGVDSGQPQRGEDAARSIKGERTDDPHGGDRKPLTPVKTSSDVDVPRSGSEKPQCNFSIPLPADRTPNQKPAEIDATQVEKALSTPEAKRGMPPSLTTTPPPEPVRTPTRTSLPIRPVGQRPVSLLKSHSSAATRGRDSREGRERSPTSAQSLDRKDCRVPTRSPGPCRASWAEASRPEGWRDLRDDAQAGLPLEVAGGVAAVMRDIPRKERLKTGSASLPAPANQASKPGRKGKSRTLDNSDLNSLSEDLGLARDGQQAQQGQRGSAKDRKMLKFISGIFTKSSSGVAGSSSTAPPVYIQRDSSEEEVNIANSQEWNLSRSIPELRLGILGSVKSGKSALVNKYITGSYVALEKPDGGRYKKEVMVDGQSHLLLIREEAGSPDAQFCSWVDGVILVFSLENESSFQELYQLYSLLSSHRTDIPVIVVGTQDKISSTNPRVIEDQRARQLCLDVRHSLFYETCATYGFNVDRVFAEAAQKIVAQKKQAALQACKSLPNSPSHSGGSTPGSASFPGQISNGLSGGYAYSLPSTPVVGHRDLRVAQGEGGVGGSSRSLKSIPRRPSLFKNRDSDKRSADGKGDLNSARGVPIKQSILWKRSGSSLNKEWKKKYVTLSNNGTLSYHSSPSDYTQNIHGKDIDLLRVTVKVPGKRPPRAVAPVGPSPAPTGSAPGMNGLSKELTADNSSTVPQLCPATLSVVDDRPGGGERGLQHCPASLSTKAQSVDALEGAANPFSGKDPGQSSPMSDRKKNRRKKSMNQKGDAVVGQAEEEENADFIVVSFTGQMWHFEAPSLEDRDSWVLAIESQILASLQSCESGRNKARRSSQSEAVALQAIRNAKGNGLCVDCEAPNPTWASLNLGALICIECSGIHRNLGTHLSRVRSLDLDDWPGELTQVLAAIGNHMANSIWESRTQGRTKPTPNATREERESWIRAKYEQRAFVSPLQPASEPRLPDENMPAWLLSAVTDRDLPRLLLLLAHSTKDQINAQPAGATPLTYTALHAACQLGDVVMTQLLVWYGIDVKSKDNQGQTAMRIARKTGSKGCIDILLQHGCPNETSPPTATPVLSRRSSTASLGRNSSRKRVS; this is translated from the exons ATGAACCCTGCGGCCCTTCTGCTGTCGTATCTTCTGAGAAGAAACTTAATCTCCCTCCTT CTTGACCACATGAGCGGAGGCGGCGCCTTGCAGCAACGCACCACCTACCTCATCTCCCTCACCCTGGTCAAGGTAGAGGCTGTGGAGGAGAATGGAGGGGAGGCCAGGAGCAGCACCCCACAGGGGAAGGATGCGGATGGCGTTCCTGGAGGAAGGATGGGTGGAGACGCTGGGGTGAGAGCGCAGGGTGAAGCTGGAGTGGATTCAGGACAACCTCAGAGAGGGGAGGACGCCGCTCGTTCTATAAAAGGCGAGAGGACAGATGACCCCCACGGCGGAGACAGAAAACCCCTCACTCCTGTCAAAACGTCATCGGATGTCGACGTCCCGCGATCAGGGAGTGAAAAACCTCAATGCAACTTTTCAATCCCACTACCGGCTGACAGAACTCCCAATCAGAAGCCTGCAGAGATCGATGCGACGCAGGTGGAGAAAGCTCTTTCCACCCCAGAAGCAAAGCGAGGCATGCCACCCTCGCTGACCACCACACCTCCACCAGAACCCGTCCGTACCCCGACCAGGACCAGCCTCCCCATCCGCCCGGTGGGACAACGCCCCGTCAGTCTGCTCAAGTCTCACAGCAGCGCGGCCACCCGAGGTCGCGACTCCAGGGAGGGCCGAGAACGCAGCCCGACCTCGGCGCAGAGTCTGGACCGCAAGGACTGCCGTGTGCCCACGCGTTCGCCGGGACCCTGCAGGGCTTCGTGGGCCGAGGCCAGCAGACCCGAGGGATGGAGGGACCTGAGAGATGATGCCCAAGCTGGACTGCCTTTAGAGGTGGCAGGTGGCGTGGCAGCAGTGATGAGGGACATCCCCAGGAAGGAGAGACTAAAGACGGGTTCAGCCTCGCTCCCCGCGCCCGCTAACCAGGCCTCCAAACCGGGACGCAAAGGGAAAAGCCGTACGCTGGACAACAGCGACCTGAACAGTCTCTCTGAAGACCTGGGGCTGGCCAGGGACGGCCAGCAAGCCCAACAGGGCCAACGGGGCTCCGCCAAAGACaggaagatgctgaagttcatCAGCGGCATCTTCACCAAGAGCAGTTCGGGGGTGGCGGGGTCGTCTTCCACAGCGCCTCCTGTTTATATACAGAGAGACTCCAGTGAGGAGGAAG TAAATATCGCCAACAGCCAGGAGTGGAACCTGAGCAGAAGCATCCCAGAGCTCAGACTG gGCATTCTGGGAAGTGTAAAAAGCGGCAAGTCAGCGCTGGTGAACAAATACATCACAGGCAGTTATGTTGCACTCGAGAAGCCGGATG GTGGCCGGTACAAAAAGGAAGTGATGGTGGACGGACAGAGTCATTTATTACTGATCCGGGAGGAAGCGGGATCACCTGATGCGCAG TTCTGCAGCTGGGTGGACGGGGTGATCCTGGTCTTCAGCCTGGAGAATGAATCCAGCTTCCAGGAGCTCTACCAGCTCTACAGCCTGCTGAGTTCTCACCGCACGGACATCCCCGTCATCGTGGTCGGCACCCAAG ATAAAATCAGCAGCACCAACCCCCGTGTGATCGAGGACCAGCGGGCCCGGCAGCTGTGTCTGGACGTGCGTCACTCGCTGTTCTATGAAACCTGCGCCACCTACGGGTTCAACGTCGATCGGGTGTTCGCGGAGG CTGCCCAGAAGATTGTCGCTCAGAAGAAGCAGGCGGCGCTACAAGCCTGCAAGTCTCTCCCGAACTCCCCCAGCCACTCCGGAGGCTCCACACCTGGATCGGCATCGTTCCCTGGACAG ATCAGTAACGGATTGAGTGGCGGGTACGCCTACTCCCTCCCCTCCACCCCTGTGGTCGGTCACAGGGATCTGCGGGTCGCacagggagaggggggggtcGGCGGCAGCTCCCGTTCACTGAAGAGCATCCCCAGGCGGCCCTCCCTCTTCAAG AACCGGGATTCAGACAAGAGATCCGCTGACGGCAAAGGAGACCTGAACAGCGCTCGTGGCGTTCCCatcaaacag AGCATCCTGTGGAAAAGGAGCGGCAGCTCTCTGAATAAGGAATGGAAGAAGAAATACGTCACGCTGTCCAACAACGGAACGCTGTCTTACCACTCCAGCCCCAGT GATTACACACAGAATATCCACGGAAAAGACATCGACCTCCTGCGTGTGACGGTTAAAGTTCCTGGGAAACGACCTCCGAGAGCCGTGGCCCCCGTGGGCCCCTCGCCTGCACCCACCGGATCTGCACCCGGGATGAACGGACTGAGCAAAGAGCTGACGGCTGATAACAGCAGCACAG TTCCTCAGCTGTGTCCCGCCACCCTATCCGTGGTCGACGATCGCCCCGGCGGGGGGGAGAGAGGCCTTCAGCACTGCCCCGCCTCCCTGTCCACCAAAGCACAAAGCGTCG ATGCCCTGGAAGGGGCGGCCAATCCGTTCTCTGGAAAAGACCCCGGCCAATCGTCTCCCATGAGCGACAGGAAGAAgaacaggaggaagaagagcatgAACCAGAAGGGAGACGCCGTCGTCGGACAGGCCGAAG aggaggaaaacgCAGACTTCATCGTCGTGTCTTTCACTGGGCAGATGTGGCACTTTGAGGCTCCGAGCCTGGAGGACCGGGACTCGTGGGTTTTGGCCATAGAGAGTCAGATCCTGGCCAGCCTGCAGTCCTGTGAGAGCGGCAGGAACAAG GCTCGGCGGAGCAGCCAGAGCGAAGCCGTGGCGCTCCAGGCCATCCGTAACGCCAAGGGCAACGGTCTGTGTGTGGACTGCGAGGCGCCGA ATCCCACCTGGGCCAGCCTCAACCTGGGCGCGCTGATCTGCATCGAGTGCTCGGGGATCCACCGGAACCTGGGCACGCACCTGTCCCGCGTCCGCTCCCTGGACCTGGACGACTGGCCCGGGGAGCTCACGCAGGTTCTGGCCGCCATCGGGAACCACATGGCCAACAGCATCTGGGAGAGCCGCACCCAGGGCCGCACCAAACCCACGCCCAACGCAACacg CGAGGAACGGGAATCGTGGATCCGTGCTAAGTATGAACAACGGGCATTCGTGTCGCCGCTCCAGCCGGCGTCGGAGCCCCGGCTTCCGGATGAGAACATGCCGGCCTGGCTGCTGTCGGCGGTGACGGACAGAGATCTGCCCAGACTGCTGCTCCTTCTGGCCCACAGCACCAAGGACCAGATCAACGCCCAGCCTGCCGGGGCGACGCCGCTGACCTACACGGCCCTGCATGCTGCTTGTCAGCTGGGAGACGTGGTCATGACCCAACTCCTCGTCTGG TACGGAATCGACGTCAAATCTAAAGACAACCAAGGCCAGACGGCCATGAGGATAGCcaggaaaacaggaagcaaaGGCTGCATTGATATTTTGCTCCAACACGGCTGTCCCAATGAGACGTCACCCCCCACTGCCACGCCCGTCCTCTCCCGCCGGTCCAGCACCGCCAGCCTGGGTCGGAACAGCTCCAGGAAGCGGGTGTCGTAG